A window of Bos taurus isolate L1 Dominette 01449 registration number 42190680 breed Hereford chromosome 19, ARS-UCD2.0, whole genome shotgun sequence contains these coding sequences:
- the ATAD5 gene encoding ATPase family AAA domain-containing protein 5: MVGVLAMAATAAPPLVKEYEIEACKKRRKDDDRTSCRTITKYLSPVGKTGDRVFSPPKSNNILDYFRKTSFTNEKTQTTKKCKTKPSTPLPADSGKDCLEMLSNTQCKKRRKRLSLSHRLSSIKTEHKTPIEINSDESKEDCSLDNDFVESTTSALLDKKHVEVLAESIQSLKKQSSTVTSRKSSKRVNPKHGPSKKDRRTLRKRKHREVIDLSESLSLAEELNFLKKDGNDSKQIRPSLTNEIKSTVNDAEPRDQITEIVPLKDSTITVSYEEFLKSHKENEVEQTPDSTVSICIPSETVEDTVRSGSVSDLETYEISQQTRFKTVTVLAQVHPIPPKKTGKIPSIFLKQKQVEMESSLSDPENEQAVQKRKSNVVIHEEELELAVLEAGSSDAVKPKCTLEERQQFMKAFRQPVSDTLKNGVKKSSDKQKELNEKSLNEEERDNHSKKVMENPNIQMVSNPGSSQPHTDKGSFPKKKSKTLKKKNKKVLETVGIPAENREGNTQEKETTLSFKEKQNQNSLRMSLRQKKTELFKNSTLLNSESLVCERTANDDPLKISSLCNNKSSKKTSLPVKDKVIQSKAETEDSLGNVSTPKSSRRSVRSSSTPATIIVRGTDSEDAQDDSPVKASTPKAASLSEKHRLYTAELITIPSDSESPIRMKFTRISTPKKSKKRSKKSEAADEDFETQTRKVSRASKNVSKAKQLIEKAKALHISKSKSTEEVVTPLRRSSRHQTLPERSETEDSVIIISSSPPPVKHPEKNQKKLQCLNDVLGKKHNKAPKNVPGKVKVAPLFLTRKTQKTADPALGFDESSQDASEKSQDCDVQFKAKRDFLMSGLPDLLKRQIAKKAAVLDVYNAVSSSFQRVVHVQQKDHGCHLWHLKPPTCPLLTKLKELNTKVIDLSKCVMALGEFSTLNSNSKSNNSTVGFMGKRKDLTEEVRNLLLEEIRWSNPRFPLRKYFSLLLKKRTEHQVLSECHCKQESPQLEPIVSRKETKRKRVETENHKSKRRKPNEYLESPRKINGKPEELDKRNNSSGIKLDSSKGLFPKTSRKKQTALSTRCKVETTVEDPDILIVDDDKKSSSEVSSIPDSGIEDMLWTEKYQPQNSSELIGNELAIKKLHSWLKDWKRRAELEEGQNLKGKRDEKQEDSLDSRDFKGSSDDEEENRLCNTVLITGPTGVGKTAAVYACAQELGFKIFEVNASSQRSGRQILSQLKEATQSHQVDKQGVNSQKPCFFNSYNIGRSPKKLCSPKKVVTSPRKIPPPSPQSSGPKRTLPPRTLANYFKVSSKPKNNEQIGALLENNKGIKNSFEQKQIIQTKSTNTTNSNVKEFGAEEPNRKNATSLILFEEVDVIFEEDAGFLNAIKTFMATTKRPVILTTSDPTFSLMFDGCFEEINFNTPSLLNVASYLQMICLTENFRTDVKDFVTLLTANTCDIRKSILYLQFWIRSGGGFLEERPLSLCRANSRNVPPVCSEDDPDSKNNPKNTKRNPTDLPKCDTGCAETLFGLKNIFSPSEDLFSFLKHKIRTKEEWHKLIHLLTEFQMQDVDFLYSNLEFILPLPVDIIPEAENSSVSSINVNTSAAAENMRCLAGTPFEGEKPLKKPPKKKHKKKIVTLDDSDLFDSELDISDECIRLYSASSSNLEERKARDKESNPQTKKLNKCLESNVESIPRPPTTPAEKKCSVLVSHCLNSLTEFMDNMSFLDALLMDVREQREFGKDDFGWTNGKVKSGLCDEFSLESSDGWTSQRSGEIKAAVEALSFTECSSAISKALEKSLNSCKKLGRDPTKELTFYISQRRNNVRFSQSAANLDSAWQRVAVIKSVFSSRSLLNLGNRQASIIEYLPTLRNICRTEKLKEQGKSKRRFLHYLEGIHLNISKETMNTLAADFP, translated from the exons GCATGCAAGAAGCGAAGGAAAGACGATGACAGAACTTCTTGCAGAACAATCACAAAGTATTTATCACCCGTGGGGAAGACTGGAGACAGGGTTTTCTCTCCACCCAAATCCAATAATATTCTGGATTACTTTAGAAAGACTTCATTCACAAATGAGAAGACTCAGACAACAAAAAAGTGCAAGACAAAGCCATCCACACCATTGCCTGCTGACAGTGGCAAAGACTGTTTGGAAATGCTCTCAAATACGCAGtgtaagaagagaagaaagagactaAGTTTATCTCATCGACTAAGTAGTATTAAAACTGAACATAAAACTCCAATTGAAATTAACAGTGATGAGAGCAAAGAAGACTGTAGTTTAGATAATGATTTTGTGGAAAGTACTACTTCCGCTTTACTTGACAAGAAACATGTCGAGGTACTTGCAGAAAGTATTCAAAGTCTCAAAAAGCAATCAAGCACTGTGACCTCCAGAAAAAGttctaagagagtaaatcctaaacaTGGGCCATCAAAAAAAGATCGCAGAACACTGAGAaaaaggaagcacagagaggtcataGATCTATCTGAAAGCTTATCCTTAGCAGAGGAactaaatttccttaaaaaagatggtaacgacagTAAACAGATAAGGCCTTCCCTAACTAATGAAATCAAAAGTACTGTAAATGATGCTGAGCCTAGAGATCAAATAACTGAAATAGTCCCATTAAAAGATAGTACAATAACTGTCTCATatgaggaatttttaaaaagtcacaaggAAAATGAAGTGGAGCAGACACCAGACTCTACAGTGTCAATTTGTATTCCTTCTGAAACTGTTGAGGATACAGTCAGAAGTGGTTCTGTGAGTGACCTTGAAACCTATGAAATTTCTCAGCAGACCCGCTTTAAGACAGTCACTGTTCTCGCGCAAGTTCACcctatccccccaaaaaagacaggaaaaatacCCTCCATTTTCTTGAAACAAAAGCAGGTGGAAATGGAAAGTAGTCTTTCTGATCCTGAGAATGAACAGGCagttcagaaaagaaaatctaacgTTGTTATACATGAGGAAGAACTAGAATTGGCGGTGTTGGAAGCTGGAAGCTCTGATGCTGTGAAACCTAAATGCACTCTAGAAGAAAGACAACAGTTTATGAAAGCATTTAGGCAGCCAGTATcagatacacttaaaaatggagtCAAAAAGTCTTCTGATAAGCAGAAAGAGCTCAATGAAAAATCTTtaaatgaggaagaaagagaTAATCATTCTAAAAAAGTCATGGAAAATCCTAATATCCAAATGGTTTCAAATCCTGGCAGTTCACAGCCCCACACTGATAAAGGGAGTTTTCctaagaagaaaagtaaaacactgaagaaaaagaataaaaaagtgtTAGAGACTGTTGGTATTCCAGCTGAAAATAGAGAGGGAAATactcaggaaaaagaaacaactctTTCCTTTAAAgagaagcaaaatcaaaacagtcttAGAATGAGtttaagacaaaagaaaacagaacttttCAAAAACAGCACATTATTGAACAGTGAAAGCCTTGTTTGTGAACGTACAGCAAATGATGACCCTCTAAAGATTTCCTCTCTGTGTAATAATAAGTCTTCAAAAAAAACCAGCTTACCAGTTAAGGATAAGGTTATACAATCTAAAGCTGAGACTGAAGATAGCTTGGGAAATGTTTCTACACCCAAATCAAGCAGAAGATCTGTAAGAAGTAGCAGCACGCCTGCCACAATAATCGTTCGAGGTACTGATTCTGAAGATGCGCAAGACGATAGTCCGGTCAAAGCTTCTACTCCAAAAGCAGCCAGCTTATCAGAGAAGCATCGCTTATATACAGCGGAATTAATAACAATACCTTCTGATTCAGAGAGTCCTATTAG AATGAAATTCACCAGAATTAGTACTccaaaaaaatctaagaaaaggTCTAAGAAATCTGAAGCTGCTGATGAAGATTTTGAAACTCAGACTAGAAAG GTAAGCCGTGCTTCAAAAAATGTATCAAAAGCAAAACAATtgatcgaaaaagcaaaagcttTGCATATTAGTAAGTCAAAATCTACTGAAGAAGTAGTGACACCTTTAAGACGTTCGTCTAGACATCAGACGCTTCCTGAAAGATCAGAAACAGAA GACTCTGTAATAATAATAAGTTCAAGTCCTCCTCCTGTAAAGCATCCtgagaaaaatcagaagaaactTCAGTGTCTGAATGATGTGTTAGGAAAAAAACATAACAAGGCTCCTAAAAATGTCCCTG gaaaagtgaaagtcgcgcCTTTATTTCTTACTAGAAAGACTCAGAAGACAGCTGATCCCGCCCTTGGTTTTGATGAAAGCAG ccAAGATGCATCTGAAAAGTCTCAGGATTGTGATGTGCAGTTTAAAGCAAAGCGTGACTTCCTCATGAGCGGTTTGCCAGATTTGTTGAAACGACAAATTGCAAAGAAAGCTGCTGTGTTAGATGTGTACAATGCAGTGAGCTCCAGTTTCCAGAGAGTCGTTCATGTTCAGCAAAAAGACCATG ggTGCCATTTGTGGCATTTGAAACCACCCACTTGTCCTCTCTTAACTAAACTTAAAGAACTAAATACTAAAGTAATAGATCTCTCAAAATGTGTTATGGCTCTTGGTGAATTTTCAACATTGAATTCAAATTCGAAAAGTAATAATTCCACTGTTGGG TTtatggggaaaaggaaagatttgaCTGAAGAAGTAAGAAATCTTTTGTTGGAGGAAATTAGGTGGTCAAATCCCAGATTTCCTTTGAGGAAATACTTCTCTTTGCTTCTAAAAAAGCGAACTGAGCACCAGGTACTTTCTGAGTGTCATTGTAAACAAG AAAGTCCACAACTTGAGCCCATTGTTAGCCgaaaagaaaccaaaaggaaacgAGTGGAAACGGAAAATCATAAATCCAAAAGAAGGAAACCAAATGAATATTTAGAAAGTCCAAGAAAGATAAATGGGAAACCAGAAGAACTTGACAAAAGAAACAACTCCAGTGGGATAAAGCTAGATTCTTCCAAAGGTTTGTTTCCTAAAACATCCAGGAAGAAACAAACAGCTTTGAGTACAAGGTGTAAAGTGGAAACAACAGTAGAAGATCCTGATATTCTGATAGTAGATGATGACAAAAAGTCTTCATCAGAAGTGTCCTCCATTCCAG atTCTGGAATTGAAGACATGCTTTGGACGGAAAAGTATCAACCTCAGAACTCCAGTGAACTCATAGGCAATGAACTAGCTATAAAAAAGTTACATAG TTGGTTgaaagactggaaaagaagagctGAATTGGAAGAAGGACAGAATTTGAAGGGAAAAAGAGACGAGAAACAGGAAG ATTCGTTGGATAGCAGAGACTTCAAAGGCAGTTCAGATGACGAAGAAGAAAATCGCCTTTGCAATACCGTTCTTATAACAGGGCCAACAGGAGTGGGGAAGACTGCTGCGGTATATGCTTGTGCCCAGGAACTTGGATTTAAG ATATTTGAAGTGAATGCCTCTTCTCAGCGCAGTGGTAGACAAATTCTGTCTCAGCTGAAGGAAGCTACTCAGTCTCATCAAGTAGACAAGCAAGGTGTCAACTCACAGAAACCCTGCTTTTTTAATAGCTACAATATCGGCAGGTCACCAA AAAAATTATGCTCCCCCAAGAAGGTTGTTACATCACCAAGAAAAATTCCTCCTCCATCACCACAAAGTAGTGGACCAAAGCGAACACTTCCACCCAGAACTTTggcaaattattttaaagtgtcTTCTAAGccaaaaaataatgaacaaatagGAGCACTTCTAGAAAATAATAAAG GAATCAAAAATTCTTTTGAACAGAAACAGATCATTCAGACTAAATCTACAAACACAACGAATTCAAATGTCAAAGAGTTTGGGGCTGAGGAACCCAACAGGAAAAATGCAACATCCCTCATTCTTTTTGAGGAG GTTGATGTCATTTTTGAAGAAGATGCTGGATTTTTGAATGCAATCAAAACATTCATGGCAACCACGAAAAGACCTGTAATCCTTACAACAAGTG ATCCAACATTTAGTTTAATGTTTGATGGCTGCtttgaagaaattaattttaatactcCTTCACTG CTAAATGTTGCCAGCTACCTACAGATGATCTGCTTGACTGAAAATTTCAGAACTGATGTAAAGGATTTTGTAACATTGCTAACTGCAAATACTTGTGATATCAGGAAAAGTATCCTTTACTTACAGTTCTGGATTAGAAGTGGAGGTGGATTTTTAGAAGAAAGGCCATTATCTCTTTGTC GAGCAAATAGCAGAAATGTACCACCTGTTTGTTCTGAAGATGACCCTGATTCCAAAAATAACcctaaaaatacaaaaaggaatcCAACAGACCTTCCCAAATGTGACACTGGTTGTGCTGAGACCTTGTTCGGCCTTAagaacattttttccccatctgaagacttattttcatttttgaag CACAAAATCAGAACAAAGGAAGAATGGCATAAGCTCATCCACCTTCTTACAGAATTCCAAATGCAGGATGTGGATTTCTTATATAGTAATCTTGAGTTCATTCTACCACTACCTGTTGATATCATTCCAGAAGCAGAAAACTCTTCTGTTTCATCAATAAATGTGAACACCAGTGCAGCAGCAGAAAACATGAGATGTCTTGCTGGGACACCTTTTGAAGGAGAGAAGCCTTTGAAAAAgccaccaaaaaagaaacataagaaaaaGATCGTGACTTTAGATGATAGTGACTTATTTGACAGTGAATTGGACATTTCTGATGAATGTATTCGTCTTTACTCTGCATCTTCGTCAAATTTAGAAGAAAGGAAAGCCAGAGATAAAGAAAGCAATCCACAGACAAAGAAACTAAACAAATGTCTAGAGTCAAACGTTGAATCTATTCCGCGTCCTCCTACAACACCAGCAGAAAAAAAGTGTTCTGTCCTTGTTTCTCACTGTTTAAATTCTCTCACTGAGTTCATGGACAACATGTCCTTCCTAGATGCCCTTCTGATGGATGTACGAGAACAAAGGGAGTTTGGTAAAGATGATTTTGGTTGGACAAATGGAAAGGTTAAAAGTGGACTTTGTGATGAGTTTAGTCTCGAGAGTAGTGATGGATGGACTTCTCAAAGATCTGGAGAAATAAAGGCGGCTGTAGAAGCTCTCAGCTTTACTGAATGTTCTTCTGCTATTTCAAAAGCACTGGAGAAGTCGCTGAATTCTTGCAAGAAATTAGGAAGAGATCCCACAAAAGAGcttactttttatatttctcaAAGACGCAACAATGTACGCTTCAGTCAGTCTGCAGCTAATTTAGA CAGTGCTTGGCAGAGGGTAGCAGTCATCAAAAGTGTATTTTCCAGCCGATCTCTTCTGAACCTGGGTAATAGACAAGCTAGTATAATTGAATACTTGCCAACTCTTCGAAACATCTGTAGGACTGAGAAGCTAAAGGAAcaaggaaaaagtaaaagaag ATTCCTGCACTATCTTGAAGGAATTCATCTTAACATTTCAAAAGAGACTATGAACACTTTGGCAGCTGACTTCCCTTAA